The Plasmodium brasilianum strain Bolivian I chromosome 14, whole genome shotgun sequence genome contains a region encoding:
- a CDS encoding vacuolar protein sorting-associated protein 26, whose amino-acid sequence MLSNIFGSVCSIDLNIDIDDSRKLTFLRKDKKGDKCPIFSDGEDINGIATISLKPGKKFEHYGIKLELIGQINILNDKSNSYDFFSISKDLEPPGFLIESKQFKWKFSSVDKQHESYFGTNVQLRYFVRLNIIKGYSGNIQKEIDFIVQNLCIPPEINNTIKMEVGIEDCLHIEFEYDKSKYHLKDVVVGKVYFLLARIKIKHMELDIIQIETSGIGKSYTTETATLSKFEIMDGSPTKSECIPVRLYLSGFDLTPTYKNIQNKFSVKYYINLIIVDEEERRYFKKQEIFLWRKKLG is encoded by the exons ATG CTGTCCAACATATTCGGAAGCGTGTGTTCCATAGACCTAAATATAGACATTGATGATAGCAGAAAATTAACCTTTCTAAGGAAGGATAAAAAGGGAGACAAATGTCCAATTTTTTCCGATGGTGAAGATATTAATGGAATTGCAACCATAAGTTTAAAGCCCGGAAAAAAGTTTGAACATTATGGAATTAAATTAGAATTAATAGgtcaaataaatattttaaatgataaatcCAATtcttatgattttttttctatatcgAAGGATTTAGAGCCTCCAGGATTTTTGATTGAAAGCAAGCAATTTAAATGGAAATTTTCATCAGTTGATAAACAACATGAATCATATTTTGGAACTAATGTACAGTTAAGGTATTTTGTTAGActgaatattataaaaggCTATTCCGGAAACATACAAAAGGAAATAGATTTTATTGTTCAGAATTTATGTATACCTCCagaaattaataatactataaaaatGGAAGTTGGAATAGAAGACTGTTTACATATAGAATTTGAGTATGACAAATCTAAGTATCATTTAAAAGATGTAGTAGTAGGTAAggtttactttttattagcaaggataaaaataaaacatatggAATTAGATATTATTCAGATTGAAACATCAGGGATAGGTAAAAGTTATACTACTGAAACAGCAACTCTATCAAAATTCGAAATTATGGATGGTTCACCAACAAAATCTGAATGCATACCCGTTCGGTTGTATTTAAGTGGTTTTGATTTAACACctacatataaaaacattcaaaataaattctCTGTCAAGTATTATATTAATCTTATAATAGTTGATGAGGAAGAAAGAAGATATTTCAAGAAGCAGGAAATTTTCCTATGGAGAAAAAAACTTGGATAG
- a CDS encoding hypothetical protein (conserved Plasmodium protein) — MEKSTKRNRERFGNMLKERYSNRQKENEIKLFENIKTDISMIISEHLKKRSKTEFELTTIEKKYIYLKSISEELEKLLKQGDVDVKNNEQLINNYFEYTTTNLDYIFIKYESIITDMSETNEDMKLRLKNIKEKELVDFQNSYESVKEKANKLNEMKHNIINIKNKLTQLKEENEHIKNEIDLKKKEEVDIEKKYKELLLQIEEYKKEFQSVKENCNIQMNEKKQSSINLSTIEEKMGKIKTEIQKLFLEKKNVTSELSTLREDNTNILKNMFDYNTNLNVKCENLILEIKSLEKELQCMKSEKELLHESYQMLEVKLNDVTKICDEKKKEVEQMSSIVKRLSDELILEKNSLKEKEKECSCLNDEYNLLKKENLYLVEKHNSVEKELEKINNSILDYKNIFEVKKNELVDIELMKEKNEKTKFEILNFIENSEKLLLEQKNFFFKISKFLNLINLSNEECISLQNERNLQKENNSTQQNYEQVHTDFGNLCNDVKGKIILEKKLQNDINSSRRNIHKKEEEIQAFQESKKTLEQNLQNIIQKKETYEKEMENRQNNSEHKIKETTDMLKEKYEQLAESLASQLKTKHVEHNNFLKHGEKEKLEYDFQIFKSDIISSLEKERVEKKKKIIEIDMELKIYQQKYSSIKAV, encoded by the coding sequence atggaaaaaagtACAAAACGAAACAGGGAACGTTTTGGAAACATGCTGAAGGAAAGATACTCAAATAGACAAAAAgagaatgaaataaaattatttgaaaatataaaaactgaCATCAGTATGATAATAAGTGAACATTTAAAGAAAAGATCCAAAACTGAATTTGAATTAACAACAattgaaaagaaatatatttatttaaaaagtatatctGAGGAATTAGAGAAGTTGCTAAAACAAGGAGATGTggatgtaaaaaataatgaacagTTAATAAACAACTATTTTGAATATACTACTACTAATCtggattatatttttataaaatatgagaGTATAATAACTGATATGTCTGAAACGAATGAAGACATGAAATtaagattaaaaaatattaaagaaaaagaactaGTAGACTTTCAGAATTCATATGAATCAGTGAAAGAAAAGgctaataaattaaatgaaatgaaacataatataattaacataaaaaataagttaacACAGTTGAAGGAAgaaaatgaacatataaaaaatgaaatagatttaaaaaaaaaagaagaagtagatattgaaaaaaagtataaagaattattattacaaattgaagaatataaaaaagaatttcaAAGCGTAAAAGAAAATTGTAATATTCAAATGAACGAAAAGAAGCAAAGTTCTATCAACTTAAGCACAATAGaggaaaaaatgggaaaaataaaaacagaaatacaaaaattatttttggaaaagaaaaatgtgaCTAGTGAATTAAGCACTTTAAGAGAAGATaacacaaatattttaaaaaatatgtttgaTTATAACActaatttaaatgtaaaatgtgAAAATTTAATACTAGAAATTAAAAGTTTAGAAAAGGAATTACAATGTATGAAGAGTGAAAAAGAGTTATTGCACGAAAGTTATCAAATGTTGGAAGTAAAGTTAAATGACGTGACGAAAATTtgtgatgaaaaaaaaaaagaagtggAACAAATGTCTAGTATTGTAAAAAGACTAAGTGATGAActaattttggaaaaaaatagtttaaaagaaaaggaaaaagaatgTTCTTGTCTAAACGatgaatataatttgttgaaaaaggaaaatttatatcttGTAGAGAAACATAATTCAGTTGAAaaagaattagaaaaaataaataattccatattggattataaaaacatttttgaagtaaaaaaaaatgaattggTAGATATAGAATTaatgaaagagaaaaatgaaaaaacgaaattcgagattttaaattttattgagAATTCTGAAAAGCTGTTACTAGAGCAAAAGaacttcttttttaaaatttcaaaatttttaaatttaataaatttatcaaaTGAAGAATGCATAAGTTtgcaaaatgaaagaaatttgcaaaaggaaaataatagcacacaacaaaattatgaacaggtGCATACAGATTTTGGCAATTTGTGTAATGATGTTAAGGGCAAAATTATTCTGGAAAAAAAACTGCAAAACGATATTAACAGTTCTAGGAgaaacatacataaaaaggAAGAGGAAATACAAGCTTTTCAAGAAAGTAAAAAGACGTTAGAACAGAATCTACAAAATATCATACAGAAAAAAGAGACATATGAAAAGGAAATGGAAAATAGGCAAAACAATTCTgaacacaaaataaaagaaactACAGATATgttgaaagaaaaatatgaacagctAGCCGAAAGTTTAGCAAGTCAGCTAAAGACAAAACATGTAGAgcacaataattttttaaagcatggagagaaggaaaaattagaatatgattttcaaatttttaaatcgGATATAATTTCTAGTCTCGAAAAAGAAAGagttgaaaagaaaaagaaaattatcgAAATAGACATGGAGCTCAAAATATATCAACAAAAGTATAGTTCCATAAAAGCTGTTTGA